A segment of the Pseudoalteromonas sp. DL-6 genome:
CAAGCGATACAAGAGGGCTATAAACAGGCAGCGAATACTATTTTAGATGCCAATATTACCACGATGATCACCGCGATTATTTTATATGGCATAGGTTATGGCCCGGTAAAAGGCTTTGCTATAACGCTGGCGCTAGGACTTATTACATCGGTATTTACTGGTGTGTATGTATCGAAGTATTTAAGCCAAAGCTTATATTTAAAGCTGGGTAAAAAAGCAGGAGTAAACGCGCATGCTTAACACTTTTTTAGAATGTGAGGCAGGGTCTCGTATACGTTATACAGGCATGCTGATCAGTGCTATGTTTGTGTTGTTATCGGTATTCACCATTGCACAAAAAGGGCTCAACTTTGGCCTTGATTTTACGGGTGGATATTTAACAGAGTTCACCACCAGCCAAGGTGTTGAACTAAAACAGCTTGAGCAATTTATTGCTAAAAACCACCAAGGTGAATTTGAACTAACAGCACAGGGCAATAATCATTTTCAATTAACACAAGGCCCCATTAATACAGGCAATAACGATGACTGGAAAACGGCCATTAGCCAAAACCCTGCTATAAATGCTGAAGTTTTATCATCGGCTTATATTGGCTCTCAAGTGGGTGATGAACTATTTGAACAAGGCTGCTTAGCATTATTTGCTGCTATGGTTGCGGTAATGATTTATTTAGCTGTTCGTTTTGAATGGCGTTTGGCATTAGGCTCTGTGGTGGCTTTATTACATGACTTGGTGCTAGTGGTTGGCTTATTTGCATGGTTACAAATAGAGTTTAACCTAACCGTTTTAGCCAGTTTGTTGGCGATTATTGGCTACTCACTAAATGACTCAATAATAGTGGGTGACAGGGTGCGCGAGCTGTTGCGCATACCAACAAACATCACACTCAAACCAAGCAGTATTATCAACAGTGCTATCAAAAGCACCTTAACTCGTACGCTTATTACCTCCGGGACTACGCTCGCAACGGTGGCCAGTGTTTGGCTGTTAGCAGGTGCGCCGCTTCAGGGATTTGCAATTGCTCTGTTTGCAGGAATAGTCGTAGGCACGTTATCGTCCATTTGTATTGCTGCAACATTACCCGAGCTACTTGGGTTAAGTGTTAAAAACTACGATAAGCAAGTGGATCAGCAAACGCAGGCATTAATGGATATGCCATAGGCTTAAATTAGCATTGTTGTTACTCAGCAAAGGGATAGTGTTCGATGTAGCAACAATGCTAATACCAACCTGCATAAATATTTGAACAATTTAACGAATTAAATTCCCCTATAACGTTGTTAAAATTTTTTCATTTAGAACAACTAGATGTCAAAAATTTTGCCTAGTTATAGAGCAATTTTCTTATCGTTAAAATAGGTCCCATATCCAAGTAGATTGGTATAAAATAGCAAATTATTTTTACCGAATTGAGTGAATTCTCCAAATGAATAAAGCCCATGTTACTGAGCACCTGCGTTTTGCATTAGATGAGCAACTAAACACTGCAAAAATTGCAGCTCAAACAGCCCACGATACCGCTACTCATGAAGAAAGTATTGCAGAAACCCAATACGACACCCTCGGGCTTGAAGCTGCCTATTTAGCACAAGGTCACGCAGAGCGAGTTAATGAGTGCTATAAAGAAATACAACTATTTGAAGCCATATACAACGAACCCGTTACAGGCACCATCGCTATAAGCTCATTAGTATGTTTAGAAGACGATGCCGGCACACAAAAATGGTTTTATTTAGGCCCAGCAGCTGGTGGATTAACCGTTGATATTAAAGGCACAACTATTCAAGTACTTACCTCTGGTGCCCCTTTAGGGCAACAGTTATTAGGTAAACAAGTCGATGATGAAGTTAACTTAACTATCGGCGATGTAAAACATAGTTACGATGTGGTTAAAGTGCTTTGAATGTAGTATTTATTTGTCTCTTACTCTGAGGCGCAGCATCTCGTAGGCCTCTTTGTTAAATTATTGCCTAAAACTTATAGAATAAAATTAAAGATGAGCCGTTTATGAACTTAGTATTGGTCAGTGATATTTTTGGTAATACAGCGGCTTTAAAAGCATTAGCTGAAAAACTAAACGCTCAGTCTATTGTCGATCCCTATGGCGGGGTTGATATGGCGTTTAACTGTGAACAGCAGGCCTATGAGTATTTTAGCCAGCATATTGGCCTTGATGAGTATGTAGCTATTTTACAAAAAGCGATTAAACCACTCGCTGGCAACACTATATTGATAGGTTTTAGTGTTGGCGCATCGGCAATTTGGTCAATGTCTGCACACCCGGCGATTAAAACGATAGCTAAGGGCATTTGTTTTTACAGCTCACAAATTAGGCACCATACAGATATACAACCACAATTTGAGATTGAACTCATATTTCCGTATTATGAGCCGCACTTTGATGTTAAATCACTACAGGTGGAGCTTGCAACAAAGGCTAATGTTAACGTAAAGCATGTTGATTACTTACATGGTTTTATGAACCCACACTCAAGTGATTTTAATCAGAATGCCTACGATCAAACATTAGCTGCGCTATCTAAAGAACTAAAAAATTAGCAGTTAAGCGTTATTACTTTCTGTAATTTCATGCTTTTTTCACAAACTTGGCCGTTACCATCATTTCGCCAATACCATCGACTTTACAATCTAGCTGGTGATCTTTTTTATCAAGCACACGTCTAACTACCGCTTTCGTGCCAATTTTTATAACCTGAGAACTGCCTTTAATTTTTAAATCTTTGGCTACGGTTACTTTGTCACCATCGGCTAGTAAAGTGCCGTTTGCATCTTTTACCAAAATAGCGTCTTCATCGCTTGTATTATTTGGGTTCCATTCATAAGCACATTCTGGGCATATAAGCAGCTGTTGGTCTTCGTAAACGTATTCACATTGGCATTTAGGACAAGCGGGAAGAGACATAATGATCACTTTTAGTATTAAATTTTGGCTATTTTAAAACACAAATTAGCAATAAAAAAGTTCATCAAAAATTTTTATCTTTACGCTAAAAATATCTCGTTTGTGCGTATCTAAAAAAGGGCTTATAAAGCAAGTGTCGCTTAAGCAATTTAAGCGCTAACGTTTATAGTAGATATTCGTTAAAGCACCTATCGTATTAAGTGATTTGCTAAATGCTGCACTTAGTGCGATAGGTGTTTCTATTTGCTGTTTAACTACCTGAGCTAACTAGCCAGGGATTTTTATATTTTGACTCAGGGCCTGTTGACCTTTGCGGATTAAAATTTGTTCAAACTAGGGGCGGTTTAATCGCGGCGTGAGGCTTGTAACCTAGTGGACTAAGTCAAAGCCGAGCAACAAAGAGTAAATCGCCTCTAGGCAGAACCCTACGGGCAGCGCCTGTTTGGCATTGATGCTGCGTTATCGCCTATTTATGTGGAGAAAACCACACCACATAGGCTCCGCCTTGCCTAAATACCAAACAGACTGCTGCAAATTTAACCTTTAAAGGTCAGCAGACCCCAGGAAAAGTCGTGTTTAAAACCTTAATTGTGGTTGATAACAATGAGCAAGCACTTGCTCTTTCATTTGAAAATGTAATTACATTTGACACCTATTTACGAGATTACCCCAAACGTAACGAACCTAAAACCCGCATTATTAATTTATGCGACTCAAGCCAATACTTGAGTAAGGGTTATTATTGTTCTTTGCTTGCAGAAGCCCGCAAACACCAAGTATTACCAAGCGTTAAAACAATAAACGCGCTTAGAAGTGGACAAGCACCTATTTTAAATACTGGGCATATTGATGGCGCAGTATATTTTGGTAATGCTCTAAACGAATTACAAGGTAAAGCGGCTAAATCGGTATTTAAACAATACCCAGCGCCTATTTTATTTGTCGATCAGCAAGGTTTATTGCAACAAGGCTCTTTAACCTCATTAAGTGAGCAACAATATGCTGCGTTTATTGAAAAGCTCAATGAGTTTACCCAAACG
Coding sequences within it:
- a CDS encoding zinc ribbon domain-containing protein YjdM, with the translated sequence MSLPACPKCQCEYVYEDQQLLICPECAYEWNPNNTSDEDAILVKDANGTLLADGDKVTVAKDLKIKGSSQVIKIGTKAVVRRVLDKKDHQLDCKVDGIGEMMVTAKFVKKA
- a CDS encoding GreA/GreB family elongation factor, with the protein product MNKAHVTEHLRFALDEQLNTAKIAAQTAHDTATHEESIAETQYDTLGLEAAYLAQGHAERVNECYKEIQLFEAIYNEPVTGTIAISSLVCLEDDAGTQKWFYLGPAAGGLTVDIKGTTIQVLTSGAPLGQQLLGKQVDDEVNLTIGDVKHSYDVVKVL
- the secF gene encoding protein translocase subunit SecF, translating into MLNTFLECEAGSRIRYTGMLISAMFVLLSVFTIAQKGLNFGLDFTGGYLTEFTTSQGVELKQLEQFIAKNHQGEFELTAQGNNHFQLTQGPINTGNNDDWKTAISQNPAINAEVLSSAYIGSQVGDELFEQGCLALFAAMVAVMIYLAVRFEWRLALGSVVALLHDLVLVVGLFAWLQIEFNLTVLASLLAIIGYSLNDSIIVGDRVRELLRIPTNITLKPSSIINSAIKSTLTRTLITSGTTLATVASVWLLAGAPLQGFAIALFAGIVVGTLSSICIAATLPELLGLSVKNYDKQVDQQTQALMDMP